A window of the Comamonas sp. Y33R10-2 genome harbors these coding sequences:
- a CDS encoding DIP1984 family protein translates to MKLAEALMLRADLKKKLASLRERIARNAMLQDGETPRESVDDLLAAAMSTLQEQQVLVRSINATNATAKLADGRLLADLLSQRDMLIDQHSLLTNTIAATHKDVDRYSQREIKWVPQINVSSLQKQADDLSRKIREVNVTVQATNWQIDI, encoded by the coding sequence ATGAAACTTGCCGAAGCCCTGATGCTACGCGCTGATCTGAAGAAAAAGCTGGCCTCGCTGCGCGAGCGCATTGCGCGCAACGCCATGCTTCAAGACGGCGAAACGCCCCGCGAATCTGTTGACGACCTACTGGCGGCAGCCATGTCCACTTTGCAAGAGCAGCAAGTACTGGTGCGCAGCATCAACGCCACCAATGCCACCGCCAAATTGGCAGATGGCCGCTTGCTGGCAGACCTGCTATCGCAGCGTGACATGCTGATTGATCAGCATTCCTTGCTGACCAATACCATTGCTGCCACCCACAAAGACGTGGACCGCTACAGCCAGCGTGAAATCAAATGGGTGCCGCAGATTAATGTGTCCAGTTTGCAAAAGCAGGCCGATGACTTGTCGCGCAAAATTCGCGAGGTCAACGTGACCGTGCAAGCGACCAACTGGCAAATCGACATCTGA
- a CDS encoding type II toxin-antitoxin system Phd/YefM family antitoxin, protein MQSVGIYEAKTRFSALIELVEQGEEVRITRHGKEVVRMLPVRRKPVITDEQIARELEQISALQQTVKGLKATDSVANLRHTGRSQA, encoded by the coding sequence ATGCAATCTGTCGGTATTTACGAAGCAAAAACGCGGTTCTCAGCCCTGATCGAGTTGGTCGAGCAAGGTGAAGAAGTGCGCATCACGCGCCACGGCAAAGAAGTCGTGCGCATGCTGCCCGTGCGCCGCAAGCCCGTCATCACCGACGAACAGATTGCCCGAGAGTTAGAGCAAATATCGGCTCTACAGCAGACAGTCAAAGGGCTAAAAGCTACTGATTCAGTAGCAAATCTGCGGCATACCGGTCGGAGCCAAGCATGA
- a CDS encoding DUF4124 domain-containing protein, with the protein MNTIKFALFAAITCCSVSAMAQWQWIDAQGRKVFSDRAPPAEIPSKNVLRSPGAPTFSRAAATSETAPATTQAPAAKPAADKGVDKGLEEQKRKQEEQEAAKAQAEKMKKEASRQENCNRAKQAKATLSSGRMLSTVNANGERGFMDEAGRDAEVKRADAAIASECGPMPEAAQ; encoded by the coding sequence ATGAATACCATTAAGTTTGCTCTGTTTGCCGCCATCACCTGCTGCTCGGTTTCTGCAATGGCCCAATGGCAATGGATTGATGCTCAGGGGCGAAAAGTGTTTAGTGACAGGGCTCCGCCTGCCGAGATCCCCTCCAAAAATGTGCTGCGCAGCCCTGGTGCCCCTACTTTTTCTAGAGCCGCAGCTACTTCGGAAACCGCGCCAGCAACCACTCAAGCGCCTGCTGCCAAGCCTGCGGCCGATAAAGGCGTAGACAAGGGCCTTGAAGAGCAAAAGCGCAAGCAAGAAGAGCAAGAAGCGGCCAAGGCTCAAGCTGAGAAGATGAAAAAAGAAGCTTCTCGTCAAGAAAACTGCAACCGTGCCAAGCAGGCCAAGGCGACTTTGAGCTCAGGCCGCATGCTCTCAACGGTTAATGCCAATGGCGAGCGAGGCTTTATGGATGAGGCTGGACGTGATGCGGAGGTCAAGCGTGCTGACGCGGCGATTGCGTCCGAGTGCGGGCCGATGCCAGAGGCTGCGCAGTAA
- a CDS encoding type II toxin-antitoxin system VapC family toxin — MSASAFVLDTSVTAAWLLPDEASEHTQRLYARIRRDEVDPHAPNVWQWECSNLIASGVNSSRIPQASVEGMWGVLEAIRHRVELHDLAPAQHKAVLDVALLTALPTYDAAYLWLAQSLRLPLATFDAAQIAAAHKSGVQILAAEDF, encoded by the coding sequence ATGAGTGCCAGCGCCTTCGTTTTGGATACCTCTGTGACCGCTGCTTGGCTGCTGCCCGATGAGGCTAGCGAGCATACGCAACGCCTTTACGCCCGCATTCGCCGCGACGAGGTGGATCCTCATGCCCCCAATGTCTGGCAGTGGGAATGCAGCAACTTGATCGCCTCTGGCGTTAATAGCTCTCGCATCCCGCAAGCCTCCGTCGAAGGAATGTGGGGCGTGCTTGAGGCTATTCGCCACCGCGTAGAGTTGCACGACCTCGCGCCCGCACAACACAAAGCCGTATTAGATGTGGCACTGCTGACCGCCCTGCCCACCTACGATGCTGCTTATTTGTGGCTGGCGCAATCTTTGCGCCTGCCCTTGGCCACATTCGATGCAGCCCAGATCGCTGCCGCCCACAAAAGTGGCGTGCAAATACTGGCTGCCGAAGACTTCTAA
- the guaB gene encoding IMP dehydrogenase, whose translation MRLLGKALTFDDVLLVPAYSEVLPKDVTLSTQFTRNIRLNLPLVSAAMDTVTEARLAIAIAQEGGIGVIHKNMTAAEQAAEVSKVKRHESGVVHDPVVITPEHTVLQVLQLSEERGISGFPVCDGGKVIGIVTSRDVRFETRYDVKVSQIMTPREKLITVNEKDGTTPAQAKALLNKHKLERILVVNDAFELKGLITVKDINKQTTFPNAARDAAGRLRVAAAVGVGAGTEERVELLAKAGVDAIVVDTAHGHSKGVIDRVRWVKQNYPQIDVIGGNIATGAAALALVEAGADAVKVGIGPGSICTTRIVAGVGVPQIMAIDGVAKALKGTGVPLIGDGGIRYSGDIAKALAAGASTIMMGGMFAGTEEAPGEVILYQGRSYKSYRGMGSIGAMQQGSADRYFQESSTGNPNADKLVPEGIEGRVPYKGSMVSIVYQMAGGVRASMGYCGCATIAEMGEKAEFVEITSAGIRESHVHDVQITKEAPNYRAD comes from the coding sequence ATGCGCCTTCTCGGAAAAGCACTGACCTTCGACGACGTTCTGCTCGTCCCAGCCTACTCCGAAGTCCTGCCCAAGGACGTTACTCTCTCCACCCAATTCACTCGCAATATTCGCTTGAACCTGCCCCTGGTGTCTGCCGCCATGGATACGGTGACAGAAGCGCGCTTGGCCATTGCCATTGCGCAAGAAGGCGGTATTGGCGTGATCCACAAGAACATGACAGCTGCTGAGCAAGCCGCTGAAGTGTCCAAGGTCAAGCGCCACGAATCTGGTGTGGTACACGACCCCGTGGTCATTACCCCCGAGCACACTGTGCTGCAAGTATTGCAGCTGTCCGAAGAACGCGGTATCTCGGGCTTTCCCGTGTGTGACGGCGGCAAGGTCATCGGCATTGTGACCAGCCGCGACGTGCGCTTTGAAACGCGCTACGACGTCAAGGTCAGCCAGATCATGACTCCCCGCGAGAAGCTGATTACCGTCAACGAAAAAGACGGCACCACTCCTGCGCAAGCCAAAGCCCTGCTCAACAAGCACAAGCTTGAACGTATTTTGGTGGTGAACGACGCCTTTGAACTCAAGGGCCTGATCACCGTCAAGGACATCAACAAGCAAACCACCTTCCCCAACGCTGCACGTGATGCCGCTGGCCGCCTGCGCGTGGCCGCCGCTGTTGGCGTGGGTGCTGGCACAGAAGAGCGCGTGGAACTGCTGGCCAAGGCCGGCGTGGACGCGATTGTGGTGGACACCGCTCACGGCCACAGCAAGGGCGTGATCGACCGCGTGCGCTGGGTCAAGCAAAACTACCCGCAAATAGACGTGATCGGCGGCAACATTGCTACCGGCGCTGCAGCTCTGGCCCTGGTTGAGGCAGGTGCTGATGCGGTTAAGGTCGGTATCGGCCCAGGCTCCATCTGCACAACTCGTATCGTCGCTGGTGTGGGCGTGCCCCAAATTATGGCGATTGACGGCGTGGCCAAGGCCTTGAAAGGCACAGGCGTGCCTTTGATCGGCGACGGCGGCATCCGTTACTCCGGCGACATTGCCAAGGCACTGGCCGCTGGCGCATCCACCATCATGATGGGCGGCATGTTCGCGGGTACTGAAGAAGCTCCCGGCGAAGTCATTCTGTATCAAGGCCGCTCGTACAAGAGCTACCGCGGCATGGGCTCGATTGGCGCCATGCAGCAAGGCTCTGCCGACCGCTACTTCCAAGAGTCGAGCACGGGCAACCCCAATGCTGACAAGCTGGTTCCTGAAGGCATTGAAGGCCGAGTGCCTTACAAGGGCTCCATGGTTTCCATCGTGTACCAAATGGCCGGCGGCGTGCGCGCCTCCATGGGCTACTGCGGTTGCGCCACAATTGCCGAGATGGGCGAGAAGGCCGAATTTGTGGAAATCACCTCCGCCGGCATCCGCGAATCTCACGTGCATGACGTGCAGATCACCAAAGAAGCGCCTAACTATCGCGCTGACTAA